One Saimiri boliviensis isolate mSaiBol1 chromosome 7, mSaiBol1.pri, whole genome shotgun sequence genomic window, CGGAGCATTCCTTCCGCCTGCTCTTTACAGCGTCGGCGGGGTCTCGGTGCTCGACTGGCCATGCCTTGAGCGCAGGGTTTAACTGGGCCGCCGTTGTTGTAGTGACCGGGAGGCGCTGCCGCTTTAGGCAGACGGTTCCGGGCGCCGCACGGTCCCCTctcgccccctcccctcccccccctcccctctccGGGTTCGCCCACCCTTAGGGGTCAAGCGCCGAATGCTCCTCCGATGGCCTCAGCCACGGTAAGGACGGACTGGAGATGGGGGCAGTGGGGGGAGGTCCTCCCTGGAGCCTGTCCCGCGGGCTGCGAGCCAGGTACGGGCCGAACCCGCACCGGGCAGGATATGGAGGCAGGTGTCCGCTACCGGGTCCTGAGCCCCTCGTCCTGGGGTATCCGCATCTCCCTCTCTGCCACCTGGGCGGCCAGAGTGCGGAGCCCAGACCCAGCTCCCGGGCGCTTTTCCCGGAGTTCCGGAGCTCCGGACCGAGCCGGGCGGCCCCCCGGCGCCCAGAATTTTCGGAGGGTTTCCCTGGAGCGCCTgcgtcagaatcacctgggaggtatttaaaaaaaaaaaaagtaccaaagcCGAGGCTCATCCTCGCACCTGCCCGCCCTTTGCCGGTAGGCGGGGCCCGGGAACGTGCATTTCAAAGGGGCCGCGGTTCCCGCGATGCGCTGGACTCCGGGAAGCGCGAACCGAGCGCTCTGCGGTCCCTGCGGGGGGACTGGTGCCGGCGCCCGCGCTGCCGTCCTGCCGCCCCCCAAGTCGCCGCCTGCGCGGCCGCTCCGAGGCCGGGCTCCGGGGGAGTGGCAGCGTCTGTCCCGGCCCCCAGAATTCGAGGTGTGCGGCTACTTTCCAAACTTGACAGCTTTCCCTTCCAGGAGGACCCCGTTCTGGAGCGTTATTTCAAAGGCCACAAAGCTGCGCTCACCTCCTTGGACTTCAGCTCCAACGGCAAGCAGCTCGGTAAGTCgtcttcctgttttcctttggTAATGCGACAGACTCTCCCCGGGCCGGAACGGACccctctcctcctgcccaggcAGGGCCCCTAGGAGGGCGGCTAGGGGCCTGTGTGGGGGCTGAGCGCGCCCGGAGGTGGGGGCCCGCGCGGCGGGGCGCGGCCGGGGACCGCTCCTCCGTGCCCCGCCCCGATTCAGCGGCCTGGGCCTGGCGACGACTTTCGCGAACTAACCACCAGGAGGAGTGAGTGGGAAGGGGAGGGGTTTGTCCTCGGCCCGGGAGGGTGGGGTGTTGGCTGGAGAGTTTGTGAAAAGTTGTGAGCCGAGCAGGAGGAAGCGGGGAGAGAGGAAGAGTTGGCTGTGCCGGGGCCGAGGGCCGAGAGGGCTCAGGTGACCCCGGAAAGGAGCCCAGCGCCTGCATGAAAGGAAGGACCTGCTGGAAAGTACCTGAGCTCGAGCCGTGGGTTCCGCCGCCCTCCTCCTGCGTGGTGGCTGGGTGGCGGCGTCTGCGCCCCAGCCCTGAACCGGATGGCGGTGAGGTGGACTTGGGCAGGCAAGAGCTGCCTGCTGCTGGCTTTTTTAACAGTGGCCTATATCTTCGTGGAGCTCTTGGTCTCCACTTTCCATGCCTCCACAGGAGCCGGCCATGCCAGGGAGCTGGGGTCCAGAAGGCTCTCAGACTTCCAGAAAAATACAGAGGATTTGTCTCGACCGCTTTATGAGAAGCCCCCTGCAGATTCCCATGCACTTGGGGAGTGGGGGAAAGctagcaaactccatctcaacgaGGGTGAACTGAAGCAGCAAGAAGAACTCATTGAGAGATATGCCATCAATATTTACCTCAGTGACAGGATTTCCCTGCATCGACACATAGAGGATAAAAGAATGTATGAGTGTAAGTCCAAGAAGTTCAACTATAGGACACTTCCTACGACGTCTGTTATCATTGCTTTCTATAATGAAGCCTGGTCGACTTTGCTCCGTACCATTCACAGTGTTCTAGAAACTTCTCCTGCAGTGCTTTTGAAAGAGATCATCTTGGTGGATGACTTGAGTGACAGAGTTTATTTGAAGACACAACTTGAAACTTACATCAGCAATCTTGATCGAGTACGCTTGATTAGGACCAATAAGCGTGAGGGGCTGGTTAGGGCCCGTCTGATTGGGGCCACTTTCGCCACTGGGGACGTCCTCACTTTCCTGGATTGTCACTGTGAGTGTAATTCCGGTTGGCTGGAACCGCTTCTGGAAAGGATTGGGAGAGATGAAACAGCAATTGTGTGTCCTGTTATAGACACAATTGATTGGAATACTTTTGAATTCTATATGCAGACAGGGGAGCCCATGATTGGTGGATTTGACTGGCGTTTAACGTTTCAATGGCACTCTGTCCCCAAATATGAAAGAGACAGGCGGATATCAAGAATTGATCCCATCAGATCACCCACCATGGCTGGAGGACTGTTTGCTGTCAGCAAGAAATACTTTCAGTACCTTGGAACATATGACACCGGAATGGAAGTGTGGGGAGGTGAAAACCTTGAGCTGTCTTTTAGGGTGTGGCAGTGTGGTGGCAAATTGGAGATCCACCCATGTTCCCACGTGGGCCATGTGTTCCCCAAGCGGGCACCATATGCTCGCCCCAATTTCCTACAGAATACTGCTCGGGCAGCAGAAGTTTGGATGGATGAGTACAAAGAACACTTCTACAATAGAAACCCTCCAGCAAGAAAAGAAGCTTATGGtgatatttctgaaagaaaactaCTACGAGAGCGGCTGAAATGCAAGAGCTTTGACTGGTATTTGAAAAACGTGTTTCCTAATTTACATGTTCCAGAGGATAGGCCAGGCTGGCATGGGGCTATTCGCAGTAGAGGGATCTCGTCTGAATGTTTGGATTATAATTCTCCTGACAACAACCCCACGGGTGCTAACCTTTCACTGTTTGGATGCCATGGTCAAGGAGGCAATCAATTCTTTGAATATacttcaaagaaagaaataaggttTAATTCTGTGACAGAGTTATGTGCAGAGGTTCCTGAGCAAAAAAATTATGTAGGAATGCAAAATTGTCCCAAAGATGGATTCCCAGCACCAGTAAATATTATTTGGCATTTTAAAGACGATGGAACCATTTTTCACCCACACTCAGGACTGTGTCTTAGTGCTTACCGGACACCAGAGGGCCGACCTGATGTACAAATGAAAACTTGTGATGCTCTAGATAAAAATCAGATTTGGAGTTTCGAGAAGTAGAGCACAACAGCACTTTCATCATGAGCTGACAATAGCTTCAAGAAAGTCAAAGAGCCATAAGAGCCTCAGTGaagattgtattttattttatcaaaagccACCCAACAGTCCTCTGGAGCACTGGAAAGCTGGGATTCATTTTGGTATATCACACTGAAACTGGGTATCCGGAAGTGCTGTTGTTTAATATTTCACAGTGCCTTACTTATGGGTTGTTTTATTTAAGAGCTTTGTCAATATGGTCTCTTCTTAAAAGAAGTTGACTGTGAATTGAAACACACAAAACATTTAAGTGCCAGACTTAAAGAATGTAAAGGTCCAAGAAAAATGAGGTATGATTTATGTTGATGAGTAAGTTCACTGCACATCCCATTTTTTAACAAAACTCATGAATGTGCATTTTAAGTTATTGCTATTTTGATTACAtagaatttgaatttcttttagcCAGCACATTaaattttgggttttatttgttaaTCTAATTTTTTctaatcaaaaagaaatgaaataaagttgATCTTAAGGCAGAAGGCCTGGTTTTAGATACATGTGTAATTGGAAGAGGGAATTTGTTTGAGTGTGAGTTTGGAGGTCTTTTAACATGTAGACATACCCATATCAAAatggaaatggggagatgtttaCATTCCACACTTTGTAAACTTGAGCTATTGGACTTCACTGATCTATAATATATTGATACCTCAGATTCCTCTGATTTTGTAAGCTGTCCTCTCTGTGAACTTGTCTGTGTGTACAGGGTATTTTCTGAATTCACTTCCTTAAgttataaatatactaaaaagggACTCTTTGAGAATACTGTGCCTCCCTTTGTTAATGCTTAATCATTCAAAGTAAACGACAATTGAGGCTTCTCTGAAGTTAAACCCAACTATGTTTATTGAAATGTATGAAACTGAAAGTGGGCTAAGTTCTACCAAGGCTGTGGAAGTCTCCTATGAGTTCTGGTGATCAGGAAGTTTAAGAATTTATCTTGAAAATGCAGGGAAAAAAGACTGCCTTGGCAATTGTGAATGCTGCTTTCCATCTCCTAACGTCCAGCCTGGAACTTAGGCAGCTTTCAGTAAGTGggtgaatgaatgattgaatgaatgaatggctcaGCTGAGGAATATGACTTTGGTCAAGTTATTTGACGTGTTTGggcttggttttctcatctataaaatgtgggtGCTGGATTAGACATTAAAGatcccttccagctctgaaatGTCGATTATACAGTATACTCTTCCCAGATTTACTCACTGTGAAATCTTTACAATActttttgtcttttcacttttgaCATAGGTAATGTTGAGCAGTTGAGCAATGTTCAATCCAGTTGTGAAGCTGGAAAAGagaaataggttttaaaaattaagtgagcTGAACTCACCTGAAATGGTTTATTTCTGTGGGTTAAGAAGTTTTAGTCAGTGTTTATAGTCATTTCATGTTGTTAATTGTTGGaccaaatttgtttttaaaacctttagactaaaagtaattttttgactaagaatgtaaatatttccaaaactaaattatttgggaagtaaatgcttttttaaaaaagtatttttactgGTTTTATGCCAATATTATGTCCAGAAATCACAGGATGAATTTAGAATTAAATTTCAATTAGCTTACGTTGGCCTAGATTTATGAAAAATGCATGCTTCATAAAGAGTTTACCATATTCATGAGTAAAGTTGTTTTTAGTGTTTACTTGATGACTTGGAAAGTAGGACTTTTGCAAAAATCTGAATTTAAGGAAATTCTTTAGGAtaaccatttcaaaaaataaaattgttatgcaatctggaatattttctcttttgcctctTAAAATGAAAACGCATTCATAGTTTCTGTAAGTTATTTAGCAACCTTAAAGTTTATCAAAGAATTGTCCCAATTCCACATGCAGTATGCTTGATCCTGCATTTAATTTAAGAAGGATTAATAATAATTCTCTGAATTTTTCAAAAAGGGAATTCTCCTAAACCCACCCACTTCTCTTGCGTaggctgcttttaaaaaatattttctattttttacttatttttaaattttatctttttatttattttttgttttcttgttagcCCCGTATCATATGGGAGAActaaaattgttatattttggAAGTACttattacattgtttttattttagtatctTGATGCTCCTATCAAAAGGGAAATGAGGCTTTTAAAAGTAATTCTTTATTTACCTTTTGCCTTAAGTTGCTAgatgtgacccagcaatctttTAGGAAGAGATTTTACGGTGGTGCtttatttatatcaataattCAGTATAGTTAGGCTGAACGTTCATTCCTCGTAATAGAGTACATAACAGAAAAATGGGactttcacattttcatattTAGGCATGCTCCAATTTAATTCCAAAAATACTCtgtaattttacattaaaaaaattgattttagtaGTACCAAAGTTATCTTTTGCTGTAGATAATTAAGAGTTGACTTTATAGGTTAATGTATATGCTTAAAAACATGTTTAGGAAAATATTTGGTGGACAAGAAGTTTCAACTTTAAATGTTCACTATGTCATTTAGTATCCTATCTAAATAGGCATTTTTagtcatcattaaaaaaaatctagccacCAGGATGATCTCTATAACTCAAAATAACTtgtttgtaaaagaaaatttgtttcttaCCCGTTAGTAATCTCCTGTGTATTCATTATATGATGGCAAATGAAACTTTTCTATGCTAGAGACAGGTTATTTTTAAGTTGTATAGTCTTAATTGGTTTAAGGTctctattttaattaataaaatacttggTTGTTATTTACTTGTCCTTTTGAATTcctgttttaataatatttttaaatgagcataAAGAATGTTGAAGTCCAGATTAATCTCCTTTGAATGATGATTTTTCTCTGTGATGAGTGGtttgtcctttttcctttttgtatttgtaatgttgattaagacataaaataaaaagtgtgccTGATTATTTTTGCAAATAGATTGTGATCATTTTAGCCTGTGGGAACGTAATCCCGTGTATACATTTATAGTAGCAATGGAAATAAGTTCAGCTTGCAGTTCTTTTACTTATTTGAAAATCCAGAcagtagatattttaaaagtcaaagttcCCATATTATTTTACAAGGTGTCATAAACCAGCAAGTATTCTGAAGGGATATTAGGACCATTATTTTATTAACTACTCATAAGCAAACTAAAATGATCAGGGATCTCTGGAACCCATTGGGCCACTGTAAAAGGAAGCAGGTAGGCACCTGGACATATTAGCACCATTTTCAGTACCCTGGgtggacaagaaaaatgtctaTCCTCTAAACCACATATCGTCATATTTCCCCTGTCCATAAATGCAGTTTTCTTCCACAAGTGGCAAGtttcttccccctttttttttttttttttttttttgtgacagagtttcactcttcttgcccagactggagtgcaattgcaagatctcggctcaccacaacctccctgattcaagtgattctcctgcctcagcctcccaagtagctaggattacaggcatacgccaccacgcctggctaattttgtatttttagttgagacgaggtttctccgttttggtcaggctggtctcaaactcctgacctcaggtgatccgcccacctcagcctcccgaagtgctgggattacaggtgtgagccaacacacgtGGCCTAAGTCTCTTCGTCTTTAGTGATTCCTAAATCCCTATACACCTGTCTCTCCCTGGCCAGACACACTGCCTGAGAATGACTGTTCTAAGGACTCTAACATCAGATGGTCTTACAGCTGCATTTAGCATATATATAGATGACCTAAATATGTTTTCACTAATTTTTATACACTTAAAAGTTTCTGTAAATACTCATATTCTAATTTCACTCTCTAAGTGACTTGCAGCTCTGTGTAAATCACTTCatctctctgtgtttcagtttgtaaaaaaagactggaaaatcCAGAGATAGTACATTAGTATTTGCCAGGGACTGGGAAAGGGAAGAATAGAGAATGATTGCTAATAGAGATGAATTTTTGGCAGGTGGCAGGGAGTAGGGGATTatgagaatgttctggaattagtgaTAAAGGTTGCATAATGTTGGGGAAAACACTGACTGGTATACTTTAAAAGGCTAAATTTTACGGTATTTAAATGctatctcagtttttaaaaaatacctcgGGAACAAAAGCAGGGTGGAGAATTTCTGGTGCCtcagaaaagatttctttttgcATGCTAGACCTCTTTGCATGCCTCTGTGCATGCTAGACTTCAGAACAGGCCAGTAGGATTGAGTATTAATAATACTTGAATCATTTTGCAATTTGCAGAATTAAGAAAGTTTTATGAATCACCCTTCTTAGTAGTTGGGGCTTGGAAATCAGTTTGTATTGGAGTTTTTCCTAAAgtttcagaaattttcttttctttttttttttttttaattgcattttaggttttggggtacatgtgaagaacatgcaagattgttacatagggtacacacatggcagtgtggtttgctgccttccgtcccctcacctgtatctgtcatttctccccatgctatctcttcccacctccccacccccccgtccctcccccatttcccccccaacggaccccagtgtgtagtgctcccctccctgtgtccatgtgttctcattgttcaacacctgcagAGTTTCAGAGAAATTTTCAATCAGTCCTTTTGGACAGGAGATGATTACTGTAAAAGGTGAAATGAGTTCCTGAGTTGTATAATTGTCCCACagcagaaatgtaaattagaGGGCACATGTCCTCAGaatctcctgaggctgtgtcatttaaaaaaaaaaaaaaagaaatgaaaacggAGAAGTCCTTCTAACTTAATAAATATTGGgtgctactttttcttttgtgcCAAGCTTTATCAATCTTCCAGGCTGGGCTAGGAGTGATATCTACTGCAGGCCAGCAGCGTCTTTGGGTGcctggtcaccattctaactaatTTATTTGCATGTATCTAATCCTGTTCaaaaggggaagaggaggcaCTCTGTTTATTTAATACTCCCTTATTTAGTTAagtctactgtgtgccagatgccATTTTATGCTCTGGATATACAtacagaagggaagaaaacagatgtGCTTCATAAGATGGTATGAAGAGTTCATGGTCCAGTGGTGGAGACAAATATTAATGAGTAAACGTAAATCCATTTGTCAATACAACATgatgaaacaaaggaaaatagtCAAAGCTGTGAAGGAAAGGAATagagtgggttttttgtttgtttgtttgtttgttttgagaccaagtctcactctgtcacccaggctagagtgcagtggtgtgatctcagctcactgcaacctccgcctcccgggttcaggtgattctgatgcctcagcctcttgagtagctgggattacaggtgcatgccaccatttctggctaatttttgtatttttagtagaggcagggtttcaccaatttggctaggctggtctcgaactcctgaccttaagtgatccaagtgcctgggcctcccaaagtgctggtattacaggtgtgagccactgtacccggccataGAGTGCTTTTTAACGGGATGATAACAGTGGAGACATACTTACATTTATGGAGTCAAGAAATACTTCTCTGTGAAAGTTAGATTTAACTGAAGACCAGAAGGAGAAGTTAGCTAGGTAAAGACTAAAAGAAGAATAGCATAGGCAAAGACCGAGGGTGGGTAAGAGCTATCCTAGATCAAGGAAGTATACGATGAGTAGAATCTGTTAAACAAAGAGAGATGAAGCTGCAGCAGGAGGCAGCGAAAGCTGAGGCAGGGCCTTGCAGCTACAGTGGGTTAAATGGTGGCCCTCCAAAAGACGTGTCCATGTCGTCGTCCTTGGAACCTGTGATGTGACCTTATTTTGGTGGGAGAATGTCTTTCTAGATGTAAATCTACAAAAGATATTAATGCTTGTGAGATCAACCTGAATTATCTGGGTGGGACCTAAATCCAGTGATGTGTAGTAAAAAACATACAGAGGAGATAAGAGGAGGCCCAGGTGAAGgcagaggctgagactggagtgatgcagccacaagtCAGTGAGGGCCCAGAGACACTAGAAGCCAGGAGAGGTAGGGAATGAGATCTCCCCTAGAGTCTTTGGAGAGAgtgtggccctgccaacacctctTCTggtttccagaactgtaagagaataaatttctgttgttttatgcctccaagtttgtggtgatttgttacagcagctaagGAGACTTGACGtattttaggattttgttttGAGAGTTGTGGAAATTTTAGTAAGGGAATAACGTGATTTGATTTGTACCTCAAAAAGACAGCTCTGGCTACTATAAGGAGATTGTACTGTTAGTAGAGAAATCACTTAGGGGGATTATAATAACACCAGCACTTGATGGTGGTTCAAACTAGGATAGTGGTCTTCAAATTACAGTGATGGTCTGGGCAAAACAGAAATTTGGGAATTATTAGCATATAGATGTTTTTTAGAGTCATGGAAATGAATGAGATCACCTGGGAAAAATGTTCGGTAATGAGAGCAAATAGCCCATATCTGAATATTGAAGATCTCCAACCTGTAGATCAGAAAAGAAGATAgcaaaataacttaaagaataatCAGAAAGATAGGAGGGAAAACCATTATAGTAGGGTATTATGAAAGTCAAAGTTAGGAGTGGGGTAGAAATGTTGAAGAGACAGGCAATATTAAATAGTCATTAGAGAGAGTGGAGGAGGAAACTAATGGAGAATCATGTGCGGCTTTGCAGTATATAAAGCCCATGTGAACTTAGTTGTGAATTTATTGTGTTTCGAATCTGTTTGGAGATGGGGTGACCAGCAATTCTCACTGGTACAGTTACAGTCTCAGAAAAGGCAGAGTGATTGGGATTTTTGCCACAGGAAtttgaaggaaggagggaagagtcAAGGGATTGAACGTTATGTGTATGAGGGGGATTATAATTATtgaataaagagagaaataaaggttATAAATTGGGTAGTGAAGTGAAGATGGTGAGAAGAGAGCCTCAATGGAGAGCAAGGGTCTGGATGAGAACATGGGTCTTGGAATTCTGTATGAGATGGAAGTGAGAGTGTCATAAGGAAAGCAAGTTGTCCTGGTGGGTTGCAATCAGTGATTTGGGAAGTGCTCATGTTCTGCTGGTGACAAGATCCTCAGAATGGGTtgctgaggaggcaggagaaaaaaCGTCTTTGGAGAGGCCCTGTTTCCCCCTTGGTCTGAAATGTTCTTCACCACCTTACTCTTAGCTGACTCCTTGTCCTTCCCACCTCCACTTTAAATGCCACTGATCATTCTATTTAAGATTCCACCACCACGCAAATAAGACTTCCTGCTTTATCTTTCATGCCTCTTCGCACAATTTAAAATGATACAAAGTGAagcacagtggtacatgcctgtagtctcagctatcaagaggctgaggcttgaaggatagcttgagcccaggagtttgagaccagcctgggcaacatagcaggactctcagcttcaaaaaattaattagttaaggaaatcaataaaatgacatatttgtcTGCATTTCCACTTGAATTTAAGCTCCCCAATTAGAGATTTTTGACTGCTTTATAACTTAGGACTCCCCCTTTTTCCACAATGTCTTACATGTTGCTGGGGTCAGATATCTGTTTAATTCATAGTGCTCAGAGTTGAAATGGAGAGAAAGACTGTGACctgtgaaagagaaaatgattaCTGCTTGAAAGGTGTCAGGAAACATGGTGTCTCCAGGCAGAGTCAAGTTTTACGTACTTAAGGAGGAAGAGGGACTTAGAGAGAGGAGGATGTGAATAAAGAGGCATCATCTAGTGGGTGCTGTGGCCCAGTAGTAGATTTTTGAGGAGAGAAGGATGGGTACTAGGGTCAGTTTAAGGGTATATCCAGAGCATAATGGGAGTGAGAGTTTGCACAGTGATTGATGACCAGAGAGCCTTAGGCTTCAGCTTCTAGTCATGATTAGAGGAAGCAGGACCTGAAGCATAGTTTTTCTTAGTAGACTCTTAGAAGGTAGgatgtattagtcagttctcccactgctgtaaagaaatacctgagactgagtaatttacaaagaaaagaggtttaattggctcacggttctacaGGCTCTACAGaaaacatggctggggaggcctcaggaaacttacagtcgtggtaaagggaagcaggcacatcttccaTGGCCAGagctggaggaagagagagaaggggaggtgcTATATAGACttataaacaaccagatcttgtgagaactcaccatCACAAAAATAGTAAGGGTGAAATCTGCCcctatgatctaatcacctcccaccaggcccctcctccaacactgggagttacaattcaacatgagatttgggtggggtcataaatccaaaccatatcatagggGTTCTTAGGTTTCCCAGGATGGGTTAAAACGTGCTGAGGGAAGAGTATGGGAGAAAAACAATAGCCTGTGAAGTGTCGACATTCCTTTTTCAGGATGCAGAAACTGAAATTTCAGTAATTTGCGCAAAACTATAAAGCTAATAGGCAGCAGAGCCTAGCagtggtccccagcctttttggcactagggactggttttgtggaggACAATTTTCACAGTAGGGTTCACACTtctaggagaatctaatgccactgctgatctgactgGAGGTAGAGTCAGCCTTAATACTTgcttgcctgccactcacctcctgccatgtgacccagttcctaacaggccatggaccagtaccagttTGCAGCCTGGGGGTTAGGGACTTTTAGCCTAATAGAGCCTAGTTTGAGTCTGATTCTGGAACCATGTCCTTTTCCATTAGGCCAGTCGTCCCTTTCCCAGAGGGCCACATTCATGTTTAAACAAACAGTAAaagcttttaaatgtattttcacaCAATTTACAGAATCTGAGCTGTACTTTAGAAGTTTCtgttgaaaattacattttatcatTGAAGTTGTCACTTCCCCCACTTTTTCCTTCAAGGTTATCCTGTCGTTGATTCAGTCCTTCTGTAACATGTGGTGTGCTTGTACAATAATTGATGGTAAAGAACAAgttaatctttccttttttaactgAATAGAAGCACActaaaatttggaatttttaagTTAGTTTCCCTGCAGTGAAACCGTAATAAAAGTTTGccaacatttttagttttttcaaatTCTTGATGGCAGCCTATGTGTTACTTTCTGAAGCTTTTCCTGTTATAgcttaaaatattactaaaattacaaaagctgaaaaatttaaaaagctaaactAATTTAGTGTATACCCTGAGAGGTAGTAACAgaaagcagtgtttctcaaatttcAATATGCGTCAGAATTCAGTGAGAAACttgtcaaaaatttattttcccaggTCTCACCCCCAAAGAATGTATAATTCACCAGAAATACGTATTTTGAGCAAGGACCTTAGTAATTCTAATGGAGATAATTCATAAATTCCCTTTGCTTTGAGAAGGTTAAAAGCCTAGGTTTTGGAgtcttataaaactgaattaaaatttgAGCCCTTTTCACTTTTCATCTATATTACTTTAACCAGTTACTTAACCTCACTAAGcctcatttcttcttctgtaaaatagagataatgatATTTATCTGCCTTGttgttaggattaaataaaata contains:
- the GALNT4 gene encoding polypeptide N-acetylgalactosaminyltransferase 4 — its product is MAVRWTWAGKSCLLLAFLTVAYIFVELLVSTFHASTGAGHARELGSRRLSDFQKNTEDLSRPLYEKPPADSHALGEWGKASKLHLNEGELKQQEELIERYAINIYLSDRISLHRHIEDKRMYECKSKKFNYRTLPTTSVIIAFYNEAWSTLLRTIHSVLETSPAVLLKEIILVDDLSDRVYLKTQLETYISNLDRVRLIRTNKREGLVRARLIGATFATGDVLTFLDCHCECNSGWLEPLLERIGRDETAIVCPVIDTIDWNTFEFYMQTGEPMIGGFDWRLTFQWHSVPKYERDRRISRIDPIRSPTMAGGLFAVSKKYFQYLGTYDTGMEVWGGENLELSFRVWQCGGKLEIHPCSHVGHVFPKRAPYARPNFLQNTARAAEVWMDEYKEHFYNRNPPARKEAYGDISERKLLRERLKCKSFDWYLKNVFPNLHVPEDRPGWHGAIRSRGISSECLDYNSPDNNPTGANLSLFGCHGQGGNQFFEYTSKKEIRFNSVTELCAEVPEQKNYVGMQNCPKDGFPAPVNIIWHFKDDGTIFHPHSGLCLSAYRTPEGRPDVQMKTCDALDKNQIWSFEK